From a region of the Eulemur rufifrons isolate Redbay chromosome 7, OSU_ERuf_1, whole genome shotgun sequence genome:
- the LOC138386726 gene encoding large ribosomal subunit protein eL34-like, whose translation MVQHLTYRHRLSYNTASNKTRLSRTPGNRIVYLYTKKFGKTPNSACGMCPGRLRGVCAVRPKVLMRLSKIKKHVSRAYGGSLCAKCVRDRIKRAFLIEDQKIIVKVLKAQAQSQKAK comes from the coding sequence ATGGTCCAGCATTTGACATATCGTCATAGGCTTTCCTACAATACAGCCTCTAACAAAACTAGGCTGTCCCGAACCCCTGGTAATAGAATTGTTTACCTCTATACCAAGAAGTTTGGGAAAACACCAAATTCTGCATGTGGCATGTGCCCAGGCAGACTTCGAGGGGTTTGTGCTGTGAGACCTAAAGTTCTTATGAGgttgtctaaaataaaaaaacatgtcAGCAGGGCCTATGGTGGTTCCCTGTGTGCTAAATGTGTTCGTGACAGAATCAAGCGTGCTTTCCTTATCGAGGACCAGAAAATCATTGTGAAGGTTTTGAAGGCGCAAGCACAGAGCCAGAAagctaaataa